The genomic DNA TCGCCACCCAGATGGTGGTCGAGCGCAAGTTGGCCGCCGAAGAGGGAAAAACCCGTCACGACCTGGGCCGCGACGAGTTCATCAAGCGCATCTGGGACTGGAAAGAGCATTCTGGCGGCACCATTACCCGCCAGATGCGTCGCCTGGGCAACTCCGTGGACTGGGATCACGAGCGTTTCACCATGGACGACGGTTTCTACAAGGCCGTGCAGGAAGTCTTTATCCGCCTGTACGACGAAGGCCTGGTGTACCGTGGCAAGCGCCTGGTGAACTGGGACCCGAAACTGCACACCGCGATCTCCGACCTTGAGGTGGAGAACAAGGAAGAAAAGGGATTCTTCTGGCACCTCCGGTATCCACTGGCCGACGGCGCAACAACCAAAGACGGCAAGGACTACGTGGTGGTCGCCACCACTCGCCCGGAAACCATGCTGGGCGACACCGCCGTGGCGGTGCACCCGGATGACGAGCGCTATCAGCACCTGATCGGCAAACACGTGATGCTGCCGCTGGTGAATCGCAAGATTGCCATCGTGGCGGACCACCACGCCGACCCGGAAAAAGGCAGTGGGTGCGTGAAGATCACGCCCGCTCACGATTTCAACGACTACGCCGTGGGCAAGCGCAACAACCTGCCCATGATCAACGTGATGACCCAGGACGCCAACATCCGGGACGTCGCGGAGGTATTCAATTCCGATGGTACCGAGAACGGCGATATTGACGGCCAGATGCCGTCCGCTTACGCCGGCCTGACCCGCGAGGAGGCCCGCAAGGCCATCGTCGCCGATCTCAGGGAAGCCGGGTTGCTGGAACGGGAAGAAGACCACGTGCTGAGCGTGCCCCGTGGCGACCGCTCCGGCCTGATCATCGAGCCGATGCTCACCGATCAATGGTTCGCCGATGCCAGGACACTGGCCAAGCCGGCCATCGAGGCGGTGGAAGACGGCCGCATCCAGTTCGTGCCCAAGCAGTACGAGAACATGTACTTCTCCTGGATGCGCGACATCCAGGACTGGTGTATCTCCCGTCAGCTCTGGTGGGGGCATCGCATTCCCGCCTGGTACGACGTCGAGGGCAACATCTACGTCGGTCGCAGCGAAGAGGAAGTGCGCCAGAAGCACAGCCTCGCCGCCGACCTTGAACTGGCCCAGGACGATGACGTACTGGACACCTGGTTCAGCTCGGCACTCTGGACCTTTGGCACCCTGGGCTGGCCGGAAATCACCGAACGCCTGAAGAACTTCCACCCCACCGATGTGCTGGTCACCGGTTTTGACATCATCTTCTTCTGGGTCGCCCGGATGATCATGATGACCATGCACTTCATGAAGAACGAAGACGGCACACCTCAGGTGCCCTTCCACACCGTGTATGTCACCGGCCTGATCCGGGACGAACACGGCGACAAGATGTCCAAGTCCAAGG from Marinobacter arenosus includes the following:
- a CDS encoding valine--tRNA ligase; protein product: MEKTYQPENIERQWYENWESKGYFRPSGEGQSYSIAIPPPNVTGSLHMGHAFQHTIMDTLTRYKRMQGRNTLWQVGTDHAGIATQMVVERKLAAEEGKTRHDLGRDEFIKRIWDWKEHSGGTITRQMRRLGNSVDWDHERFTMDDGFYKAVQEVFIRLYDEGLVYRGKRLVNWDPKLHTAISDLEVENKEEKGFFWHLRYPLADGATTKDGKDYVVVATTRPETMLGDTAVAVHPDDERYQHLIGKHVMLPLVNRKIAIVADHHADPEKGSGCVKITPAHDFNDYAVGKRNNLPMINVMTQDANIRDVAEVFNSDGTENGDIDGQMPSAYAGLTREEARKAIVADLREAGLLEREEDHVLSVPRGDRSGLIIEPMLTDQWFADARTLAKPAIEAVEDGRIQFVPKQYENMYFSWMRDIQDWCISRQLWWGHRIPAWYDVEGNIYVGRSEEEVRQKHSLAADLELAQDDDVLDTWFSSALWTFGTLGWPEITERLKNFHPTDVLVTGFDIIFFWVARMIMMTMHFMKNEDGTPQVPFHTVYVTGLIRDEHGDKMSKSKGNVIDPLDMIDGIGLNDLLEKRTGNLMQPKLAEKIGKRTQKEFPEGIAAHGTDALRFTLAAMATTGRDINWDMKRLEGYRNFCNKLWNAARYVLMNTEGEDCGVNDESVELSLADRWIISELQNCEQDVVRHLDQYRFDLAAYALYEFIWNEYCDWYLELSKPVLNDENASAEAKRGTRRTLVRVLEAVLRVAHPIMPFITEEIWQRIAPLAGKSGDSIMLQPYPQADSSKQDAAVAADIEWLKGVIVAVRNIRGEMNISPAKKIPVLLRSKDADDKRRMDDNRQFLASLAKLESLDWFDGDKAPMSATQLVGEMEVLVPMAGLIDKDAELKRLDKELERLQKEIGRLEGKLSNEKFTAKAPAEVVEKEQEKLRDAQGSLARLSEQRADIEAM